In the Chroococcidiopsis sp. SAG 2025 genome, one interval contains:
- a CDS encoding ABC transporter permease, translated as MKNYSARRRTDLQRPELPPAIVYTPENLLRHPVHLFKLMWRDLLASRELAWRLMVRDISAQYRQSFLGFIWAFLPPLAMAAGFTLASESNIIKIGVTDLPYPAYVMFSTALWQTFVEAVNGPVQAINLSKPMLARVNFPREAIILAKVGEVLFNFAIKLILIVALFLWYQIPLRWTILLAPVALVHLIMLGTLIGTLLSPLGVLYQDVSKGLAMVTNFWLFLTPVVYPVPNEGTFGFLVKLNPVTPLLVTTRELATTGDISNACGFWVVSVITLVGILLTWVSFRLAMPYVIERVSS; from the coding sequence ATGAAGAACTATTCTGCACGACGAAGAACGGATCTACAAAGACCGGAACTACCACCAGCGATCGTTTACACACCAGAGAATCTGCTCAGACATCCGGTTCATCTATTCAAACTGATGTGGCGGGACTTGTTAGCTTCTCGCGAACTGGCATGGCGGCTGATGGTGCGAGATATTAGCGCTCAATACCGTCAATCATTTCTAGGTTTTATCTGGGCATTCTTACCACCGCTGGCTATGGCAGCAGGATTTACACTTGCGAGTGAGTCCAATATTATCAAAATTGGTGTCACGGACTTGCCCTATCCCGCCTACGTTATGTTCAGCACGGCACTGTGGCAAACATTTGTAGAAGCAGTCAATGGTCCGGTACAAGCTATAAACTTGTCGAAGCCTATGCTAGCCAGAGTCAATTTTCCCCGAGAGGCAATTATCTTAGCAAAGGTAGGTGAAGTGTTATTCAACTTTGCCATCAAACTCATCTTAATTGTGGCGTTGTTTCTCTGGTATCAGATTCCTCTGAGGTGGACAATCTTGCTTGCTCCTGTAGCACTAGTTCATTTAATTATGCTAGGGACGTTAATTGGTACTCTATTGTCTCCTTTGGGAGTTTTATATCAGGATGTGTCAAAAGGTCTAGCAATGGTAACAAACTTTTGGCTTTTTTTAACTCCAGTAGTTTATCCTGTTCCTAATGAAGGAACCTTTGGGTTTCTAGTGAAACTAAATCCCGTCACTCCGTTACTAGTAACAACACGAGAGTTAGCAACAACAGGAGATATCTCAAATGCTTGTGGGTTTTGGGTTGTCAGTGTCATAACTTTAGTTGGGATTTTGCTGACATGGGTTTCATTTCGTCTTGCGATGCCTTACGTAAT
- a CDS encoding glycosyltransferase family 2 protein gives MTNPQVTIVVAPRERFSYARQSLESIYANTCIPFELIYVDGNSPAEVQRYLEAVAREKGFQLIRTDYYLFPNRARNLGLARVNTKYVAFVDNDVIVSPGWLEALIQCAEETGATVVGPLMCHEEPVHEVVHCAGGETRVVCDATGRRRLREKMYKQGHQVVDVRPKMQRTQTELCEFHCMLVRAQIFEQLGFFDELMLNSKEHLDFCMSVIQAGGTVYFEPSSIITYVPGQPLKPIDLHFYMLRWSDAWELASLSRLREKWQLAEDSYFQHKYKALGWRRRKTILLPLIDRLTLGIKNQYLEKILMYGLFAPLETLLNRYLTASYARKHLKQKNTQAAPALEEPIATATPRC, from the coding sequence ATGACAAACCCTCAAGTCACGATTGTTGTAGCACCGCGCGAACGTTTCAGCTATGCTCGCCAGTCCTTGGAGAGTATTTATGCAAACACATGCATTCCATTTGAGTTAATCTACGTAGATGGTAACTCCCCTGCTGAGGTACAGCGCTACCTAGAAGCCGTAGCACGGGAAAAAGGTTTTCAACTGATTCGGACGGATTATTACCTTTTCCCCAACCGTGCTAGAAACTTAGGTTTGGCCCGCGTTAACACCAAGTACGTCGCCTTCGTCGATAACGATGTTATCGTTTCACCCGGCTGGTTGGAAGCCCTGATTCAATGTGCTGAAGAAACTGGCGCTACAGTTGTTGGACCTCTGATGTGTCACGAGGAACCAGTGCATGAAGTCGTCCACTGTGCTGGCGGGGAAACACGTGTTGTATGCGATGCTACTGGTAGAAGGCGCTTGCGGGAAAAGATGTACAAACAAGGTCATCAGGTAGTAGACGTGCGCCCCAAGATGCAGCGGACGCAAACGGAGTTATGCGAGTTTCACTGCATGTTAGTTCGCGCTCAAATCTTTGAGCAACTAGGTTTCTTCGATGAGCTAATGCTTAACTCCAAAGAGCATTTGGACTTCTGCATGAGCGTGATTCAGGCAGGAGGAACAGTTTACTTTGAGCCAAGTAGTATCATTACATATGTGCCAGGACAACCCTTAAAGCCGATAGATCTGCATTTTTACATGCTGCGTTGGAGCGATGCATGGGAGTTGGCTAGCCTAAGTCGTTTGCGTGAGAAATGGCAATTAGCAGAGGATAGCTACTTCCAACATAAGTACAAAGCTTTGGGATGGAGACGCAGAAAAACAATTCTCCTTCCTCTCATCGATCGGTTAACCTTGGGAATTAAAAATCAGTATCTAGAAAAAATATTGATGTATGGTCTTTTTGCACCACTAGAAACATTACTGAATCGTTACCTGACTGCAAGTTATGCTAGAAAACACCTAAAGCAGAAAAATACTCAAGCTGCGCCTGCTCTAGAAGAACCGATCGCGACAGCAACACCGCGATGCTAG
- a CDS encoding polysaccharide lyase: MSKKTDRQNKHLKKCLHHSAIFLSRALLLSTLFLLVVGIRQSHASIIDSLTEISRSINRNCSRIEPSYDITRAGQTAFRHRIDRCGERAELEMSRTEIGKTYWYGWSMFVPLDWSDTDPGFDIVNQFAAWPSRPGRRYPCGGVGSKISRRGSDFILDFQRRGDTVDAVCTNYTLARVSEIRGQWTDFVVNVKWTGNNDGFFRLWMKTGSGDYIQKINYQGATFWNDEGTGPYFKMGLYKGNPNFRGPAPRIIYTDEYRLGDANSSFGQVAP, translated from the coding sequence ATGTCCAAAAAAACCGATCGCCAGAACAAACATCTGAAAAAATGTTTGCATCATTCAGCCATATTTTTAAGTAGAGCTCTACTTCTAAGTACGCTCTTTCTGCTTGTAGTAGGGATACGTCAGTCTCATGCAAGTATAATTGACTCATTGACTGAAATTTCACGCTCTATAAATAGGAATTGTTCCAGAATAGAACCTTCGTACGACATAACAAGAGCTGGACAAACAGCTTTCAGACATCGAATAGACCGCTGCGGAGAACGTGCCGAGCTAGAAATGAGCAGAACCGAAATCGGCAAAACCTATTGGTACGGCTGGTCGATGTTTGTCCCCTTAGACTGGAGCGATACCGATCCAGGTTTTGATATTGTCAATCAATTTGCGGCTTGGCCTAGCAGACCAGGTAGGAGATATCCGTGTGGTGGTGTTGGTTCTAAAATCTCGCGCCGAGGTAGTGACTTTATCTTGGATTTCCAACGTAGAGGCGATACTGTAGATGCTGTATGCACTAACTACACTTTAGCGCGAGTTTCTGAAATAAGAGGGCAATGGACTGATTTTGTAGTGAACGTCAAATGGACGGGTAACAATGATGGATTCTTTAGACTTTGGATGAAAACAGGTAGCGGTGACTACATTCAAAAAATCAACTATCAAGGAGCTACGTTTTGGAATGATGAAGGTACAGGACCGTATTTTAAGATGGGATTATACAAAGGCAATCCCAACTTTCGAGGTCCTGCCCCTCGAATTATTTATACTGATGAATATCGCTTAGGCGATGCAAATTCTAGCTTTGGACAAGTTGCACCTTGA
- a CDS encoding glycosyltransferase family 2 protein translates to MFCNHELEVSVIIPVYNGGENFRRCLSALANTTPSPFEIIVAADGDTDGSWLIAREFGTQVVRTNTRSGPAVARNLGACFAQGEILFFVDADVVVRPDAISQVVSTFKREPDLAALIGSYDDAPDATNFLSQYRNLLHHYVHQSGCEEASTFWGACGAIRREVFLEVEGFDDSYRQASIEDIELGYRLKQAGYKIRLNKALQVKHLKRWEVGSLLKADFYYRALPWTELIWRDRLLINDLNLQVSNRLSIVLVFGLLIAVVAAFWWPEFLAIALGICMALLFLNLPVYRFFWRKRGIRFALQVIPWHWFYYFYSGLAFIIGTARHQLRQWDWIKTSSSKFV, encoded by the coding sequence ATGTTTTGCAATCATGAACTTGAAGTATCTGTCATTATTCCAGTTTATAACGGAGGAGAGAATTTTCGTCGCTGCTTATCTGCGCTAGCTAACACAACACCTTCTCCATTCGAAATTATTGTGGCGGCGGATGGAGATACGGACGGATCTTGGTTGATAGCTAGAGAATTTGGGACTCAAGTTGTGAGAACAAATACACGGAGTGGTCCAGCCGTAGCGCGTAATTTAGGAGCTTGTTTTGCTCAAGGTGAGATCCTATTTTTTGTCGATGCCGATGTAGTCGTTCGTCCAGATGCTATTAGTCAAGTAGTCAGCACTTTCAAGCGCGAACCAGACTTAGCCGCTCTGATTGGCTCCTACGATGATGCCCCAGATGCAACCAACTTTTTGTCACAGTACAGAAATCTGTTGCACCACTACGTGCATCAGTCTGGTTGTGAAGAAGCTTCAACATTTTGGGGTGCTTGCGGTGCTATTCGCCGCGAGGTATTTCTGGAAGTTGAGGGTTTTGACGATAGTTATCGACAGGCTTCTATAGAGGATATCGAATTGGGCTATCGACTCAAACAGGCTGGTTATAAGATTCGACTCAATAAGGCTTTGCAGGTCAAGCATCTGAAGCGCTGGGAAGTTGGTTCTCTACTGAAGGCAGATTTCTACTATCGCGCCCTTCCTTGGACGGAATTGATTTGGCGCGATCGCCTATTAATTAACGATCTGAATCTCCAAGTTTCTAACCGCCTAAGCATCGTACTAGTATTCGGGTTACTTATTGCCGTAGTTGCAGCCTTCTGGTGGCCTGAATTTTTAGCTATAGCTTTGGGAATATGCATGGCGCTCTTATTTCTCAACCTACCTGTCTATCGCTTCTTTTGGCGCAAACGGGGGATACGGTTTGCGCTCCAAGTCATCCCCTGGCACTGGTTTTACTACTTCTATAGTGGTTTAGCATTCATTATCGGTACAGCTCGCCATCAATTGCGGCAGTGGGATTGGATCAAAACGAGTTCTTCTAAATTTGTGTGA
- a CDS encoding glycosyltransferase family 4 protein encodes MKILLINDYGTATGGAELQMLGLRQNLRDRGHDVRLFSSRAMQVTSSHCLSDYSCFGTTTRLQVLSQTINFSAYLKLRQILHEFRPDVVHVRMFMWQLSPLILPLLKDVPCLYQTAVYKAICPVGTKLLPDGRPCKAAAGIACLRDRCLTPQSWAVLMVQKQLWQRWRSAFDLVVALSYGMKAQLEAEGIGAIEVVHNGVSVRPMRPPLANPPTVAFAGRLVSEKGVNVLLRAFARAKAQVPKAQLIVAGRGPEEDALRALAAELGIATNVTWLGHLPRSEMEKHFDSAWVQVVPSLWSEPFGNVTTEAMMRGTSVIASAVGAQPEIVIDGITGFLVPPLNVDALTAALLRLLLNASLAERMGRDGRQYALTHFSEDRCTERFLEIYQRLRASAASVSSRNRS; translated from the coding sequence ATGAAGATTCTTCTGATCAATGATTATGGTACAGCCACTGGAGGAGCCGAGTTACAAATGCTAGGCTTGCGTCAGAACTTGCGCGATCGCGGTCATGATGTTCGCCTATTCTCTAGTCGTGCTATGCAAGTTACCAGCAGCCATTGCCTATCTGACTACAGTTGTTTTGGCACTACAACTCGATTGCAAGTTTTGTCCCAGACTATAAACTTCTCTGCCTATTTGAAGCTACGCCAGATTCTGCATGAATTTCGACCTGATGTGGTTCACGTGCGCATGTTTATGTGGCAACTTTCACCACTCATCCTTCCCTTACTTAAAGACGTGCCGTGTTTGTACCAAACAGCCGTGTATAAAGCAATTTGTCCTGTAGGCACAAAACTTTTGCCCGATGGTCGTCCCTGTAAAGCTGCTGCTGGAATTGCTTGTCTGCGCGATCGCTGCCTTACGCCTCAATCTTGGGCAGTATTGATGGTACAGAAGCAATTGTGGCAACGCTGGCGCTCTGCTTTTGATTTAGTGGTTGCCCTTAGTTACGGCATGAAAGCACAGTTAGAAGCAGAAGGGATTGGAGCGATCGAAGTCGTACACAACGGAGTATCTGTTCGACCAATGCGTCCACCCCTTGCCAATCCCCCAACCGTTGCTTTTGCTGGACGGTTAGTGTCAGAAAAAGGAGTTAACGTTTTATTGCGAGCCTTTGCACGTGCTAAAGCACAAGTGCCTAAAGCACAGTTGATTGTTGCAGGTCGGGGTCCAGAGGAAGATGCTTTACGAGCTTTAGCGGCGGAACTTGGAATTGCAACTAATGTGACTTGGTTGGGTCACTTACCACGTTCTGAAATGGAAAAACATTTTGATTCAGCCTGGGTGCAGGTAGTACCTTCGCTTTGGTCAGAGCCATTTGGTAACGTAACGACTGAGGCAATGATGCGCGGTACATCTGTCATTGCCAGTGCTGTTGGCGCACAGCCAGAGATCGTTATTGATGGTATTACGGGTTTTTTAGTACCGCCTCTCAATGTGGATGCCTTGACCGCTGCCCTGTTACGCTTATTGCTCAACGCAAGCTTAGCCGAGCGAATGGGGCGAGATGGTCGTCAGTATGCTTTAACCCACTTTAGTGAAGACCGATGTACGGAGCGGTTCTTGGAAATTTACCAGCGGCTGCGCGCATCGGCAGCAAGCGTATCGTCGCGAAACCGATCATGA
- a CDS encoding class I SAM-dependent methyltransferase, with product MKKTLKGTIKGLLYNTPYLKQTFLELGKLGLYKTWVPPGHFYSPIPSLTEIKSKEDEIFSKPLTKKISGIDLNEQAQLELFEEFSEYYLSLPFTPNRQENLRYFYENISYSYSDAICLYCMINHAKPKKIIEVGSGYSSCLILDTNNLLFNSSISCSFIEPYPQLLLSLIKDTDKDKIEIFQKKLQNVEISKFSELNAGDILFIDSTHVSKVDSDVNHIFFEILPSLNKGVYIHFHDIFYPFEYPKEWIFEGRAWNEAYMLRAFLQYNRNYEIVFFNTFLELFHQDKFIKKCRYV from the coding sequence ATGAAAAAAACCTTGAAAGGTACAATTAAAGGATTATTGTATAATACTCCTTACTTAAAACAAACTTTTCTTGAATTAGGTAAGTTAGGGTTATATAAAACTTGGGTTCCTCCAGGTCATTTTTACTCACCGATCCCATCATTAACCGAGATTAAATCTAAAGAAGACGAAATATTTAGCAAACCTCTTACAAAAAAAATTTCTGGAATTGACTTGAATGAACAAGCGCAACTTGAGCTATTTGAAGAATTTAGCGAATACTATCTAAGTTTACCTTTTACTCCCAATCGGCAGGAAAATTTAAGATATTTCTACGAAAACATTTCCTATTCATATTCTGATGCAATTTGTTTATACTGCATGATTAATCATGCAAAGCCCAAAAAAATTATTGAAGTAGGCTCTGGCTATTCATCTTGCTTAATTTTGGATACTAACAATTTACTATTTAATAGTTCGATATCTTGTAGTTTCATTGAACCCTACCCGCAATTATTATTATCTTTAATCAAAGATACAGACAAAGATAAAATTGAAATATTTCAGAAAAAGCTTCAAAATGTGGAAATCAGTAAGTTTTCTGAATTAAATGCAGGAGATATTCTTTTTATTGACTCAACTCATGTATCAAAAGTAGATAGTGATGTTAACCATATATTCTTTGAAATATTACCGAGCTTAAATAAAGGAGTTTATATACATTTTCATGATATTTTTTATCCTTTTGAATATCCAAAAGAATGGATCTTTGAAGGTAGGGCGTGGAATGAAGCTTATATGCTAAGAGCATTTTTACAATATAACCGCAACTATGAAATAGTTTTTTTTAATACATTCTTAGAGCTTTTTCATCAAGATAAGTTTATTAAAAAATGCCGTTATGTATGA
- a CDS encoding NAD(P)/FAD-dependent oxidoreductase encodes MNHYSVVIIGAGPAGLTAGYELVKQGINPIVLEAGDKVGGISRTETYKGYRFDIGGHRFYTKIGEVQQIWQEILAADFIKVPRLSRIYYGGKFYSYPLSLFNTLSNLGIIPSIFILFSYLKAKVKTRLFPGPEPENFEDWAIDRFGYRLYRIFFKTYTEKVWGIPYNRIRADWAAQRIQGMSLKRAVVNALFGSQNAKSLIKKFDYPVLGPGMMWERCQEIIESQGATVQLNTAVTRIEREGTWIKSITARQGDRTIQIFGDRFISSMPITALVQRLDPPAPERVLTAARSLKYRDFLIVALIVNQPDLFPDNWIYIHSPEFKVGRIQNFKNWSTAMVPNPNKTCLGMEYFCSEGDPLWELSNTELIDLASREVVELNLASKLSAIEDGFVIRQRKAYPVYDGEYRQHLQVIQEYLKQFDNLQTIGRNGMHRYNNQDHSMLTGLLAAKNILGEQHDLWNVNTERSYYEDFTKEERSSLKKQSQLEKLPTAISSKVN; translated from the coding sequence ATGAACCACTATTCTGTCGTCATTATCGGTGCAGGTCCGGCAGGTCTAACTGCTGGCTACGAACTTGTCAAGCAAGGTATCAATCCGATCGTCTTAGAGGCAGGCGATAAGGTAGGTGGAATTTCACGGACGGAGACATACAAAGGCTATCGCTTCGACATCGGCGGTCATCGCTTCTATACCAAGATTGGTGAAGTACAGCAGATCTGGCAAGAAATTTTAGCAGCCGATTTTATCAAAGTTCCTCGGCTATCGCGGATTTACTATGGAGGTAAGTTTTACAGTTATCCGCTGTCGTTGTTCAATACGTTATCCAATTTGGGCATTATTCCGAGTATCTTTATTTTGTTTAGCTACTTGAAGGCAAAAGTCAAAACGAGGTTGTTTCCCGGTCCTGAGCCGGAAAATTTTGAAGACTGGGCGATCGATCGATTTGGTTATCGCTTGTACAGGATCTTCTTCAAAACATATACTGAGAAGGTTTGGGGTATTCCCTACAACCGAATTCGGGCAGATTGGGCGGCGCAACGTATTCAAGGGATGTCGCTCAAACGGGCGGTTGTTAACGCTTTATTCGGTAGTCAAAATGCTAAGAGCTTAATCAAAAAATTTGACTATCCAGTTTTAGGTCCAGGGATGATGTGGGAGCGTTGCCAGGAAATTATCGAGAGTCAAGGTGCTACGGTGCAGCTGAACACCGCAGTGACTCGCATCGAACGGGAAGGAACTTGGATTAAGAGCATTACTGCCCGACAAGGCGATCGCACGATTCAGATCTTTGGCGATCGCTTCATCTCTAGTATGCCTATAACAGCACTAGTACAAAGACTCGATCCGCCAGCACCCGAGCGGGTACTGACAGCAGCACGTAGCTTGAAATATCGGGATTTTCTAATTGTGGCGCTGATCGTCAACCAACCAGATTTATTTCCTGACAATTGGATTTACATTCACAGTCCAGAATTCAAAGTGGGGCGGATTCAAAACTTTAAGAATTGGAGTACTGCAATGGTTCCCAATCCTAATAAGACATGTCTGGGGATGGAGTACTTTTGTAGTGAGGGCGATCCTCTTTGGGAATTATCTAATACAGAATTGATCGATCTGGCAAGTCGCGAGGTTGTCGAATTAAACTTAGCGTCTAAGTTATCCGCGATCGAGGATGGATTTGTGATTCGTCAGCGCAAAGCCTATCCTGTATATGACGGCGAGTATCGCCAGCATCTCCAAGTCATTCAAGAATATTTAAAGCAGTTTGACAACTTACAAACGATTGGGCGTAATGGGATGCATCGCTACAACAATCAAGATCATTCCATGCTAACTGGACTGCTAGCAGCTAAAAACATTCTTGGAGAGCAGCATGATTTGTGGAATGTCAATACCGAACGCTCTTACTACGAAGATTTTACTAAAGAAGAGCGATCGAGTCTGAAAAAGCAATCTCAACTAGAAAAATTGCCTACGGCGATCTCTAGTAAAGTCAATTAA